The Microcebus murinus isolate Inina chromosome 4, M.murinus_Inina_mat1.0, whole genome shotgun sequence genome has a segment encoding these proteins:
- the LOC105883467 gene encoding olfactory receptor 52B2-like produces the protein MFSANLTTFHPTVFILLGIPGLEQYHTWLSIPFCLMYITAVLGNGALILVVFSERTLHGPMYVFLSMLAGTDILLSTTTVPKALAIFWFHAGEIAFDACITQMFFIHVAFVAESGILLAMAFDRFVAICTPLRYTAILTPVAIGKMTLAIWGRSIGTIFPIIFLLKRLPYCRTNIIPHSYCEHIGVARLACADITVNIWYGFSVPMASVLVDVALIGVSYTLILQAVFRLSSQDARHKALNTCGSHIGVILLFFIPSFFTFLTHRFGKNIPHHVHILLANLYVLVPPMLNPIIYGAKTKQIRDSLAHMLSIVGKS, from the coding sequence ATGTTTTCTGCTAATCTCACCACCTTTCATCCCACTGTGTTCATCCTACTTGGCATCCCAGGACTTGAGCAATACCATACCTGGCTTTCCATTCCTTTCTGCCTCATGTATATCACTGCAGTCTTGGGAAATGGAGCCCTCATTCTTGTTGTCTTCAGTGAACGCACCCTGCACGGACCCATGTATGTCTTCCTATCTATGCTGGCTGGCACTGACATTCTGCTGTCCACAACCACTGTACCCAAGGCTCTGGCTATCTTCTGGTTCCATGCTGGGGAGATAGCTTTTGATGCCTGCATTACCCAGATgtttttcatccatgttgcttTTGTGGCTGAGTCAGGAATCCTGCTGGCCATGGCATTTGACCGCTTTGTGGCCATTTGTACTCCCTTGAGATACACAGCCATCTTAACTCCTGTGGCAATTGGAAAAATGACCCTGGCCATCTGGGGACGGAGCATTGGGACAATTTTTCCTATCATATTCTTGCTGAAGAGACTGCCATACTGTCGGACCAATATCATCCCCCACTCATACTGTGAGCACATTGGGGTGGCCCGACTGGCCTGTGCTGACATCACTGTCAATATTTGGTATGGCTTCTCAGTGCCAATGGCATCAGTTTTGGTAGATGTTGCACTCATTGGTGTTTCCTACACTTTGATCCTCCAAGCTGTGTTTAGACTTTCTTCCCAGGATGCGCGGCACAAGGCTCTCAATACCTGTGGTTCTCACATTGGAGTTATTCTTCTCTTCTTCATCCCATCCTTTTTTACTTTCCTGACCCACCGCTTTGGCAAGAATATCCCCCACCATGTCCATATCCTTCTGGCAAATCTCTACGTATTAGTTCCCCCCATGCTTAACCCCATCATCTATGGAGCAAAGACCAAGCAAATCAGGGACAGTTTGGCTCACATGTTATCTATTGTGGGGAAGTCTTAA
- the LOC105883328 gene encoding LOW QUALITY PROTEIN: olfactory receptor 56B34-like (The sequence of the model RefSeq protein was modified relative to this genomic sequence to represent the inferred CDS: substituted 1 base at 1 genomic stop codon) translates to MELVRNPHCRVFTRDSLPQKHPREITGGSCWPPDASGCHVLQERALKKLCLLQLSMTGRCWEQDNQWYNIALRIMNSSGFQVSEFILMGLPGIHEWQHWLSLPLALLYLLALGANILIMVTIQREPMLHEPMFHFLAVLAVVDIGLATTIMPKILAIFWFDAKAISLPECFAQIYAIHSFFCMESGIFLCMAVDRYIAICHPLQYPSIVTEAFVLKATGLMMLRNGLLTIPVPVLAAQRNYCSRKEIDHCLCSNLGVTSLAXDDITINRFYQLVLVWVVIGSDMGLVFASYAFIIRSVLRLNSAEATSKALSTCSSHLILILFFYTAIIVVSVTHLAGRRVPLIPVLLNVLQVIIPPALNPMVYALRTQELRVAFQKLLGLGEFVSRM, encoded by the exons atggagcttgttagaaatcCACATTGTAGGGTGTTCACCAGAGACTCTCTTCCTCAAAAGCACCCGCGGGAGATTACTGGGGGAAGCTGCTGGCCACCGGATGCTTCTGGCTGCCACGTACTGCAGGAGCGGGCACTGAAGAAGCTGTGCCTTCTACAGCTAAGCATGACAG GCAGATGCTGGGAACAAGACAACCAATGGTATAATATTGCCCTGAGAATAATGAATAGCTCAGGGTTTCAAGTGTCTGAGTTCATCCTGATGGGGCTCCCAGGCATTCATGAGTGGCAGCACTGGCTCTCCCTGCCACTGGCTCTGCTCTACCTTTTAGCTCTGGGTGCCAACATCCTCATCATGGTCACCATTCAACGTGAGCCCATGTTACATGAGCCCATGTTCCATTTTCTTGCTGTATTGGCAGTGGTAGACATTGGCCTGGCCACCACCATCATGCCCAAGATCCTGGCCATCTTCTGGTTTGACGCCAAGGCCatcagcctccctgagtgttTTGCTCAGATCTATGCCATCCACAGCTTCTTCTGTATGGAGTCCGGTATCTTCCTCTGCATGGCAGTGGACAGATACATAGCCATCTGTCACCCCCTCCAATATCCTTCCATAGTCACTGAAGCATTTGTGCTCAAAGCCACAGGACTCATGATGCTCAGGAATGGCCTGTTGACCATCCCAGTGCCTGTACTGGCTGCGCAGAGAAACTACTGCTCCAGGAAGGAAATTGACCACTGCCTCTGCTCTAACTTGGGGGTCACCAGTCTGGCCTGAGATGACATCACTATTAACAGGTTTTACCAGTTGGTCTTGGTATGGGTTGTTATTGGGAGTGACATGGGTCTGGTTTTTGCTTCCTATGCTTTTATTATTCGTTCTGTACTGAGACTGAACTCTGCTGAAGCAACATCAAAGGCTCTGAGTACCTGCAGCTCCCACCTCAtcctcattctctttttctaCACAGCTATTATTGTAGTGTCCGTCACTCACCTGGCAGGAAGAAGGGTTCCCCTCATCCCTGTTCTTCTCAATGTGCTGCAGGTCATCATTCCCCCAGCCCTTAACCCCATGGTATATGCCCTTAGGACCCAGGAGCTAAGAGTGGCCTTCCAGAAGCTTCTTGGTTTGGGTGAGTTTGTGTCCAGGATGTGA
- the LOC105883472 gene encoding olfactory receptor 56B4, whose product MGLPGIHEWQHWLSLPLALLYLLALGANILIMVTIQREPMLHEPMFHFLAVLAVVDIGLATTIMPKTLAIFWFDAKAISLPECFAQIYAIHSFFCMESGIFLCMAVDRYIAICHPLQYPSIVTEAFVLKATGLMMLRNGLLTIPVPILAAQRNYCSRKEIDHCLCSNLGVVSLACDDITVNKFYQLMLAWILVGSDMVLVFSSYALILHSVLKLKSAEATSKALSTCSSHLILILFFYTGIIVLSVTHLAKKNIPLIPILLNVLHNVIPPALNPMVYALRMHDLRLGFQRLLALGEKVSK is encoded by the coding sequence ATGGGGCTCCCAGGCATTCATGAGTGGCAGCACTGGCTCTCCCTGCCACTGGCTCTGCTCTACCTCTTAGCTCTGGGTGCCAACATCCTCATCATGGTCACCATTCAACGTGAGCCCATGTTACATGAGCCCATGTTCCATTTTCTGGCTGTATTGGCAGTGGTGGACATTGGCCTGGCCACCACCATCATGCCCAAGACCCTGGCCATCTTCTGGTTTGACGCCAAGGCCatcagcctccctgagtgttTTGCTCAGATCTATGCCATCCACAGCTTCTTCTGCATGGAGTCCGGCATCTTCCTCTGCATGGCAGTGGACAGATACATAGCCATCTGTCACCCCCTCCAATATCCTTCCATAGTCACTGAAGCTTTTGTGCTCAAAGCCACAGGACTCATGATGCTCAGGAATGGCCTGTTGACCATCCCAGTGCCTATACTGGCTGCACAGAGAAACTACTGCTCCAGGAAGGAAATTGACCACTGCCTCTGCTCTAACTTGGGGGTTGTCAGTCTAGCTTGTGATGATATCACCGTGAACAAATTTTACCAACTGATGCTAGCATGGATCCTGGTTGGGAGTGATATGGTTCTGGTATTTTCTTCCTATGCTCTAATCCTTCACTCTGTGCTGAAGCTGAAATCAGCAGAAGCAACGTCCAAGGCTCTGAGCACCTGTAGCTCCcacctcatcctcatcctcttctTCTACACAGGTATCATTGTGCTGTCTGTCACACaccttgcaaagaaaaatattccccTCATCCCCATACTCCTTAATGTACTGCACAATGTCATCCCCCCTGCGCTCAACCCCATGGTCTATGCACTCAGGATGCACGACCTCAGACTAGGCTTTCAGAGACTGCTTGCGCTGGGTGAAAAAGTGTCCAAGTGA
- the LOC105883464 gene encoding olfactory receptor 56B4-like: MDPSTSVTNSSSIQIYQFILMGLPGIHEWQHWLSLPLALLYLLALGANILIMVTIRCEPMLHEPMFHFLAVLAVVDIGLATTIMPKILAIFWFDDKAISLPECFAQIYTIHFFFFMESGIFLCMAVDRYIAICHPLQYPSIVTEAFVLKATGLMMLRNGLLTIPVPILAAQRNYCSRKEIDHCLCSNLGVVSLACDDITVNKFYQLMLAWILVGSDMVLVFSSYALILHSVLKLKSAEATSKALSTCSSHLILILFFYTGIIVLSVTHLAKKNIPLIPILLNVLHNVIPPALNPMVYALRMHDLRLGFQRLLALGEKVSK; the protein is encoded by the coding sequence ATGGATCCCTCCACCAGTGTTACCAATAGTTCCAGCATCCAGATATACCAGTTCATCCTGATGGGGCTCCCAGGCATTCATGAGTGGCAGCACTGGCTCTCCCTGCCACTGGCTCTGCTCTACCTCTTAGCTCTGGGTGCCAACATCCTCATCATGGTCACCATTCGATGTGAGCCCATGCTACATGAGCCCATGTTCCATTTTCTGGCTGTATTGGCAGTGGTAGACATTGGCCTGGCCACCACCATCATGCCCAAGATCCTGGCCATCTTCTGGTTTGACGACAAGGCCatcagcctccctgagtgttTTGCTCAGATCTATAccatccatttcttcttcttcatggAGTCTGGCATCTTCCTCTGCATGGCAGTGGACAGATACATAGCCATCTGTCACCCCCTCCAATATCCTTCCATAGTCACTGAAGCTTTTGTGCTCAAAGCCACAGGACTCATGATGCTCAGGAATGGCCTGTTGACCATCCCAGTGCCTATACTGGCTGCACAGAGAAACTACTGCTCCAGGAAGGAAATTGACCACTGCCTCTGCTCTAACTTGGGGGTTGTCAGTCTAGCTTGTGATGATATCACCGTGAACAAATTTTACCAACTGATGCTAGCATGGATCCTGGTTGGGAGTGATATGGTTCTGGTATTTTCTTCCTATGCTCTAATCCTTCACTCTGTGCTGAAGCTGAAATCAGCAGAAGCAACGTCCAAGGCTCTGAGCACCTGTAGCTCCcacctcatcctcatcctcttctTCTACACAGGTATCATTGTGCTGTCTGTCACACaccttgcaaagaaaaatattccccTCATCCCCATACTCCTTAATGTACTGCACAATGTCATCCCCCCTGCGCTCAACCCCATGGTCTATGCACTCAGGATGCACGACCTCAGACTAGGCTTTCAGAGACTGCTTGCGCTGGGTGAAAAAGTGTCCAAGTGA